One genomic region from Entelurus aequoreus isolate RoL-2023_Sb linkage group LG14, RoL_Eaeq_v1.1, whole genome shotgun sequence encodes:
- the LOC133664600 gene encoding oocyte zinc finger protein XlCOF6-like isoform X2 — protein sequence MDQKEPHSSHIKKEDEMPQNLHHKREEEDPLTPQIKKEKEAPQTLHIKKEKGPPNRQFGEIQEASQPPHIKEEEAEYSIRQEGDHIEGLVEFPVTGVPVKSEEKREAEPPSSSSTQHMTTEADGDHCGGSQADKLLAPLSDSEDTTSHSPDTDDEDSKDDKTCHTDNTHFKCSHCDKTFNARCSLKRHTRTHTGEKLFSCSDCGKRFARKDVCEKQLVPEQQKWSFKMDQEESRPSHIKKKDQTPHNKKEEEDPLIPHFKEEKEVPETLHIKKERDQLTLRVKEEEEEHSISQVGEKREGLEEVDVTKIPVTGVPVKSEDDEVKGESEEKREAEPPSSSSTQHMTTEADGDHCGGSQADKLLAPLSDSEDTTSHSPDTDDEDSKDDKTSHTDNTHFKCSHCDKTFHGRCSLNRHKRTHTGEKPFSCSECGKDFARKDTLKDHMRIHTGEKPFSCSICGKGFRQNQCLKEHMKIHSGKKPFSCSICGKDFVQRQSVKVHMRTHTGEKQISCSICGKGFARSGYLKIHVKLHTGEKTFTCSVCGKGFVQNQNLTVHMRTHTGEKPYSCSICNRRFSDRSAFVVHLRVHTGEKPYSCSICNKNFCGRSTLGRHMRTHTRKKVLSCSVCGERFSHKTLVKKHKCAGENSSNK from the exons ATGGACCAGAAGGAGCCACATTCCtcccacattaaaaaggaagacgAGATGCCACAGAACCTCCACCATAAaagggaagaggaggacccactgacccctcaaattaaaaaagaaaaggaggcGCCACAGACCTTGcacattaaaaaagaaaagggcCCACCGAACCGCCAATTTGGAGAAATACAGGAGGCATCACAGCCCCCGCACATTAAAGAAGAAGAGGCGGAATACAGCATCAGGCAGGAGGGAGATCATATTGAAGGACtggtggagttcccagtgactggtgtccctgtgaagagtgaagagaagagagaggcggagcctccaagcagcagctcaacacaacacatgacaacagaagctgatggagaccactgtggaggatcacaagcagacaagctcttagctccactatcagatagtgaggacacaacgtcacactctcctgacactgatgatgaagactctaaagatgataagacatgtcacactgacaacactcacttcaaatgttctcactgtgacaaaacattTAATGCCCGTTGCAGTCTGAAAagacacacaagaacacacacgggagaaaaacttTTTTCCTGCTCAGATTGCGGTAAACGTTTTGCACGAAAAG acgtctgtgaaaaaCAACTTGTCCCTGAGCAACAGAAGTGGAGCTTCAAGATGGACCAGGAGGAATCACGTCCCTCCCACATTAAAAAGAAAGACCAGACCCCCCacaataaaaaggaagaggaagacCCACTGATCCCTCACTTTAAAGAGGAAAAGGAGGTGCCAGAGACCCTGCACATTAAAAAAGAAAGGGACCAACTGACCCTCCGAgtcaaagaggaagaggaggaacacagcatcagtcaggtgGGAGAGAAGCGtgaaggactggaggaggttgatgtcaccaagataccagtgactggtgtccctgtgaagagtgaagatgatgaggtcaaaggtgaaagtgaggagaagagagaggcggagcctccaagcagcagctcaacacaacacatgacaacagaagctgatggagaccactgtggaggatcacaagcagacaagctcttagctccactatcagatagtgaggacacaacgtcacactctcctgacactgatgatgaagactctaaagatgataagacatctcacactgacaacactcactttaaatgttctcactgtgacaaaacctttcATGGCCGTTGTAGTCTGAACAgacacaagagaacacacacaggagaaaaacctttttcctgctcggAATGCGGTAAAGATTTTGCACGAAAGGATACGTTGAAAgaccacatgagaatacacactggagaaaaaccgttttcctgttcaatctgtggtaaaggttttagacAAAATCAGTGTTTGAAAGAACACATGAAAATACACAGTGggaaaaaacctttttcctgttcaatttgTGGTAAAGATTTTGTACAACGACAGTctgtaaaagtacacatgagaacacacactggtgaaaaacagaTTTCGTGCTCAATCTGTGGAAAAGGTTTTGCGCGAAGCGGGTATTTGAAAATACACGTGAAATTACATACCGGAGAGAAAACTTTTAcctgttcagtctgtggtaaaggATTTGTACAAAATCAAAATTTgacagtacacatgagaacacacaccggtgAAAAGCCatattcctgttcaatctgtaacAGACGTTTTTCTGACCGATCAGCATTTGTAGTACACTTGAGAgtgcacactggtgaaaaaccttattCCTGTTCGATCTGCAACAAAAACTTTTGTGGCCGTTCAACACTTggaagacacatgagaacacacacaagaAAGAAAGTactgagttgcagtgtgtgtggtgaaaggtTCTCTCATAAGACGCTggttaagaaacacaagtgtgctggtgagaacagcagcaacaAATGA
- the LOC133664600 gene encoding oocyte zinc finger protein XlCOF6-like isoform X1, which yields MCERTIAKYEEELCPTKEEKERQHQLQDAVFKKHQVVLHRTDVCEEHLVCEQQKWSFNMDQKEPHSSHIKKEDEMPQNLHHKREEEDPLTPQIKKEKEAPQTLHIKKEKGPPNRQFGEIQEASQPPHIKEEEAEYSIRQEGDHIEGLVEFPVTGVPVKSEEKREAEPPSSSSTQHMTTEADGDHCGGSQADKLLAPLSDSEDTTSHSPDTDDEDSKDDKTCHTDNTHFKCSHCDKTFNARCSLKRHTRTHTGEKLFSCSDCGKRFARKDVCEKQLVPEQQKWSFKMDQEESRPSHIKKKDQTPHNKKEEEDPLIPHFKEEKEVPETLHIKKERDQLTLRVKEEEEEHSISQVGEKREGLEEVDVTKIPVTGVPVKSEDDEVKGESEEKREAEPPSSSSTQHMTTEADGDHCGGSQADKLLAPLSDSEDTTSHSPDTDDEDSKDDKTSHTDNTHFKCSHCDKTFHGRCSLNRHKRTHTGEKPFSCSECGKDFARKDTLKDHMRIHTGEKPFSCSICGKGFRQNQCLKEHMKIHSGKKPFSCSICGKDFVQRQSVKVHMRTHTGEKQISCSICGKGFARSGYLKIHVKLHTGEKTFTCSVCGKGFVQNQNLTVHMRTHTGEKPYSCSICNRRFSDRSAFVVHLRVHTGEKPYSCSICNKNFCGRSTLGRHMRTHTRKKVLSCSVCGERFSHKTLVKKHKCAGENSSNK from the exons atgtgcgaaagaacgatagcaaagtacgaggaggaactttgtccaacaaaagaggagaaggagcgacaacatcaactacaggacgctgttttcaagaaacatcaagttgtgttacacagaacag acgtctgtgaagaacatcttgtATGTGAGCAGCAGAAGTGGAGCTTCAACATGGACCAGAAGGAGCCACATTCCtcccacattaaaaaggaagacgAGATGCCACAGAACCTCCACCATAAaagggaagaggaggacccactgacccctcaaattaaaaaagaaaaggaggcGCCACAGACCTTGcacattaaaaaagaaaagggcCCACCGAACCGCCAATTTGGAGAAATACAGGAGGCATCACAGCCCCCGCACATTAAAGAAGAAGAGGCGGAATACAGCATCAGGCAGGAGGGAGATCATATTGAAGGACtggtggagttcccagtgactggtgtccctgtgaagagtgaagagaagagagaggcggagcctccaagcagcagctcaacacaacacatgacaacagaagctgatggagaccactgtggaggatcacaagcagacaagctcttagctccactatcagatagtgaggacacaacgtcacactctcctgacactgatgatgaagactctaaagatgataagacatgtcacactgacaacactcacttcaaatgttctcactgtgacaaaacattTAATGCCCGTTGCAGTCTGAAAagacacacaagaacacacacgggagaaaaacttTTTTCCTGCTCAGATTGCGGTAAACGTTTTGCACGAAAAG acgtctgtgaaaaaCAACTTGTCCCTGAGCAACAGAAGTGGAGCTTCAAGATGGACCAGGAGGAATCACGTCCCTCCCACATTAAAAAGAAAGACCAGACCCCCCacaataaaaaggaagaggaagacCCACTGATCCCTCACTTTAAAGAGGAAAAGGAGGTGCCAGAGACCCTGCACATTAAAAAAGAAAGGGACCAACTGACCCTCCGAgtcaaagaggaagaggaggaacacagcatcagtcaggtgGGAGAGAAGCGtgaaggactggaggaggttgatgtcaccaagataccagtgactggtgtccctgtgaagagtgaagatgatgaggtcaaaggtgaaagtgaggagaagagagaggcggagcctccaagcagcagctcaacacaacacatgacaacagaagctgatggagaccactgtggaggatcacaagcagacaagctcttagctccactatcagatagtgaggacacaacgtcacactctcctgacactgatgatgaagactctaaagatgataagacatctcacactgacaacactcactttaaatgttctcactgtgacaaaacctttcATGGCCGTTGTAGTCTGAACAgacacaagagaacacacacaggagaaaaacctttttcctgctcggAATGCGGTAAAGATTTTGCACGAAAGGATACGTTGAAAgaccacatgagaatacacactggagaaaaaccgttttcctgttcaatctgtggtaaaggttttagacAAAATCAGTGTTTGAAAGAACACATGAAAATACACAGTGggaaaaaacctttttcctgttcaatttgTGGTAAAGATTTTGTACAACGACAGTctgtaaaagtacacatgagaacacacactggtgaaaaacagaTTTCGTGCTCAATCTGTGGAAAAGGTTTTGCGCGAAGCGGGTATTTGAAAATACACGTGAAATTACATACCGGAGAGAAAACTTTTAcctgttcagtctgtggtaaaggATTTGTACAAAATCAAAATTTgacagtacacatgagaacacacaccggtgAAAAGCCatattcctgttcaatctgtaacAGACGTTTTTCTGACCGATCAGCATTTGTAGTACACTTGAGAgtgcacactggtgaaaaaccttattCCTGTTCGATCTGCAACAAAAACTTTTGTGGCCGTTCAACACTTggaagacacatgagaacacacacaagaAAGAAAGTactgagttgcagtgtgtgtggtgaaaggtTCTCTCATAAGACGCTggttaagaaacacaagtgtgctggtgagaacagcagcaacaAATGA